From the Sebastes fasciatus isolate fSebFas1 chromosome 9, fSebFas1.pri, whole genome shotgun sequence genome, the window TCAGCGGTAATGGGAGTTGTTTTCCTGTGATCCAGATCCAGCATGTGTGCAGTATCCGTTCCACAGCTTGCCACCAATCCATGTGTGTAGGGCTGGAGTAAAAAGCCCACATAGGGGATCCTTTGTTTAGGAGAGTCTAGGCATGGAAGATAATTTACAAGCCGCTAAGGTCCTCACGCCATTGGCTGATGAGGCTCTGTCTGCGTCTGCGAAAGGCATCccgtatgtgtgtgcgtgcgtctatctgtctgtgtgtgcggcGAGTGTGAGCGCGTCTGCTGTAGCAGCACTTTGCTACAGCGGCTCACAGTCACCCTAGTCATGACACCCAGGAGCTTGCCCTGTGCACGGCTACTGTAGCCAGCGTTTTCTTTTGAGGCTGAAGGAAGGCAAAGCAAGATGGCCACCAATACCTTTTAGGGATATGCTGCCTAAACCGGAGGGGCTTCCTCCGAGGACAGACAAGGTAAAGGCAGCCCTGAGGTCTATTGTCTCGCTGCAGATGGGGTCAGCTACAGTGGAGCTCATCTAGAGGTTGTCCTccgttgtctctctctctctgccacccTGGATTTAGCTGATTGGAGCGCTTTATTTGGAAGCTGGTGTTGTTATTGTTCCTACTGAATCACTGAGGACCTGGgcttctgtgtgtgagtgtttggcTTGTCTTTTCCAGGTAGGTTTAAAGGATGTGACAACAAAGTCACCAATAAAGAGGTCAGTTTCCACGGTAACAGTCTCCCCTCTTCTCTTTTCCCCGGttgcatgtcttttttttttgccgttATGCTGTATGAAGAGCCCCTTTGCTTCCCCTTTTCTTTCTTGCAGTGGTTTGGACAGCCATATTTCTGCACCTGCTGTTTTCTGAAGAAGTGGAGTGCTTGTAAGCCGTGGGTCGTAACTTGTAATTTGGCAGGTTTTACTAGTTTGGCTGCAGTAGTAATGGTATTATTATTCTGTGGTTTGTAGGAACGGTCCGTCTGTTACTTACATTGTCTTAATCTGTATAATTTTACAGTTGATTAAGTTCTAATTCCTACTGGCGTACTGGGAGCCAGTTCTTTCAAGTTTATTAAGTTTATTGCCGCCTATAAGGCCTTGTTTGtcgttgttttctttttaatgttttgtgtgttgacTACGTGACATTGAGCGCAGCGCAGACAGGAAACACTCACTCAATGAATGGAGGAAATTCTCACGTGTACAGAGAATCACACATAAACCACTACTTACGCTCTAAGCCAGGAAGGAAGCATGCTTTTTCTGTGTATCATTTCTAAGAGCGTTGTGAGGTGAAGATCCTAACGGTGTGAGATTACTGCACAGCCAAAGAGTTACTCAGAATTTATTTCATGAATTCAGAGCACTTTTTTTTAGTTGGAGTAGACATGTTTATATGTGATTGTGTTTGTATGTCTGTGTTGTTAAGTGAAGAATAGATGCACACTCCTTTAAGCTTCCTTGGAgacccagagagagaaagaaagaaagggttGTTAGGATTCAGGCGACGGTTACACTTCTGTTGCTAGGGTAGGTCTCCGGacgcgtgtttgtgtgtaaagcaCTCACCCTTAGCTACCCTAACatatgttttgttgcttttcaaAGCTTTGACAGGCACAGCAGTTGGGTACGTGCTTGTCTAACAGAAAACAAGAAGACAGTGTCTGTATTTAAAACAATAAGTACAGTGCTGTGTAAGTGACTTTCGGCTCCTGGAGGCAGAAACAAcaagcacaaacacaaagacacaaccCTAACACATCACAGACCCAGCTCTCTCCAGAGACCCGGTGGCTAAATGAGAGCACATGACTCTGCATTTACATCCTGCATTAGGCTTTTTGTTATCACAAGGCTAAATGTAACATAATTAAAAACAGGGGGCTGTACTTTGATGTCAGCTTCGGATCATGAACACTTGGATGCACAAATGGatgcacacgcatacacacacacacatagagacacacgTGTGTCTGGTGCAGTGCTGGAAGCCGGCCAGAGCTGCTTTGTCATTGAAAGCAGTCTATTGTGACAGACACACTGccttttcccccctctctccctctccctgctCCCCATCCTTTTCACCCATCCTCGCACTGACCGTCGCGGTGGCCCATTTCCACATGCTGTGTGGAGCAGGTATCTCACCCTGTTGCACCGGCACCTTCCGTATTGCCTCAGCCTGAGCTCCAGCTATCTGTTGCATCAGCAGCGTGTTTCTAGTAGTACGGCACAGTCCTGACAGCCACGGAGAGTGCGCTGGACTGGGGAGAAAGCGCAATGGATCAGAGAGGGATCAGGAACAACACATCAGTGGAAAGACTTGGTGATAAATCGGCTCCATCATACAAATCATGTCTGATCTCAACATTTTATTAACCATGAACAGCTTTATGGTCACTGCAACTTTTCCTTGCGTTGTCAAACACTAGTTCAACCTCTACCTAAAGTGAAATCCTCCCTACATCTCTTTTACATTGTTGTAATGAACAGCTTTTGGCAATGGGCCTTGCATTCCTGTAGATAACTGGCCAAGAACATACACAAAGTGGTGCCATGTTGACATATTTCCAGCATAGCTACAATGCagttaaatatgaaaaatatttcAGCTATCTCAGCCATCAGTGGTAAACACCAAGTTCACCAGGGACAGTGCCACATAGTCAAAGAACAACGGGTTCTATCTGGTACAGCATGATTTATGGATTTTCATAAATAAGACTAGAAATCATTGCAGAAGATGTAGATAAAGACATTTTTCCAATTACACTGGCTGCAATTGTCTTAACAACTTGAACACATACTgctttcttttccttctttacTCTATTTCTCGTTGACCACGAAATCTTGCTTTTTGCTCACTTTTGCTCGCACATTTGTAATCATACTCCATATTCAACAAAATTCACACAGCAGCTTATTGGGTGTCAAATCTCCGTATCAGAAACACAGTCTAGGTTAAGATTCAGTTTgtgtacaaaaaaaagattgaaaatatgATATGTAATAaatggggctgtcaaagttaacatgcaaatttgttttaacgccactaatttcttcaacgcattaacgttatcgatctttcggaggttgtagcgggctcagttttaaagctagtatgacgatactggcatcatatgaatttataaaactaaggaatccattgctgtggattagtttgcgattaatcgtaactaacaatggacaatcatacaattaattgcgattaaatatttgaatcgaatgacagccccagtaataaactaaataaattgtATACCAATCTCCATACTTAATAAAGGATCTTGAGAAAGTAGTTTTAACCAACtcttcttgtctctctctcttgtgtctCTTCACAAGCACAGCAACAGATCTCCTGAAGGCAACTGACAACCTTCTTTAAACACCCAATGCAGGAGATGGCTCAGTATTAATCCTCTTAGAGTCAGCGCAGCCTTCGACAccatttattttccatctttaaTTGAATGCTTTGAGCTCTGGAAAATGTAAGCTTGTCACACCTCTGCAAactggggttcagtgtctcgctcaaggacacttccaGACCGGGGCAGCTAGGGATCGAACCGTCAACCTTGTGATTGAAGGGCGACCGTTTTATCCCCTTAGCCACAGCCACCAAAGACTGCATCACAATGCCTTCTTCATCATCAATGACAGTTAACGCTCTTGCTCAGAAGCCATCACATGTGGGATATCACAAGGCTCAATTCTGTTTTCACTGTACTCGCTGGCCCCCATATCTGATGAAAATAGAGAGAACAAAGTTGAATAGAGCACATGTAACTGATAAAGTGTTTATCTGTTTGGTTTGTGGGCTTCACTGAGAGTCTGGTTTATATTGAAGTGCTGTAGCTTCATGCTCTTGATCTGTCAGCTCCTCTGctgtaaaatacattaaaacagtGGCAGTGATGGAGTTTAATGGGTTTTTATGCCAGGTAAACAGTGATAAAGAACAGATCTCCAGCTACCCTGCAGTTGCGCTAGTTCATTAGAGGGGAAATGGgttgcctcacacacacaaacataaacacagcGCACACAGCTCACAGTAATGCACACATATCCTCCAGCTTCTGCAAACGAGTTTAAGATCCTTTTGTCAGCTGAGTCTTGGCACATGGTATAGTGTTGCAGTCATCTTTGTCACGCTGCAACATTTTTAATCAGTCTTCCACTGCTGAAGGCTTTAGTTCTGAATGTGATGCGGGGTTAAATCCTAAAATAAGAAGCAGCTTTACTTGACATCAGCTGATCATATGCTCACTCAAGATGATGAAAAATAAAGACAGCTTTTACAGATTCAGTTGCAGAAACACTGTGTATAAGCTAGATTTGAGCAGAATGGGTTTGCCTTTGTGCCCTTTTCTAATATAACTTATAATAAACTACAataatctgacaaaaaaaaaacacccctaGCTGCCTTAACTTATATTTCTCCCCAAATCAATTgattatatttctgtttatggCGTTATGACTATAAGTGTCGACagtctgtggttgtgtgtttaCAACAGGGCTTTTGGAGGCCATCAATGTGTCAATATTGTGGACCTTTGGATGGTCGTAGCTCTGCTGGCGGTCAGAATCCGTCTTAGCCAAAGGGTCAAGCTGCACTGTGTCTGGATAAGACCCTGAGTGGGTTAATCACTCACTTAACAATGGTTAACATGGCAGGCCCTGCTGTGTAATCACATGCTTGtatacacatgcatgcatgcccAGGAATACACCTATAAACCCGGCAGAAACACAACATGTACATGTGCGCTGAACACATGCCCTCAGTGACCCACCGGTGGTGACGCAATCTTGAACTGTGCGTGACTCCAAATGTTGGAGGCTACCAGTAGGTCTCAACACACGACAGCTCATGCAGGAATGTAGTCCTGATTGAAACCTCGACTGTGAACTAACACCGTTTAACATTTTATTAGCTCTGTTTAGAGATTGGATTCTAGCAAGATTTACAGAAAGCAGATTCTTTGTTTTCACATGCCATAATATTTTCCACAGCCTGGGCAGTGGTTGCAGCAGATGCTCGTGCCATGCTGGGAGGCAATCTGTTGTGCTGTGTGCCGTGACTGTTTAGAACAAGCTGAATCACTGTATACTGCCAGAGCTTGTTGAGTCACTTCTCTCCTCttatttctctctccctctatctctgTGTCTCAGGTGGTTCCAGAAAGTGGGCCGGTAAATGGCAAAGGCAAGGCACAGATGGAAGATACCCACACGGCagcagaggaggatgatggggaAGAAGGCCACATACCTCATACACAAGCTCCCCCCATCACCCACTCGCTCAACCACAGCCTGGCCTCGGACCAAGGCGGACGGCCGGCACTTGTTAAAAGAGAGCCCGGACTGGAGCTGACCAGCATTGCACTTCACCAACACGTATGCTCTTCTGTGACTTTTCAGAATGGTTCTGCTGAGAACCTGACAAAACCTAACGGTGCTAATATGACCACTGGGTCACACTCTGATCTGAAGTCTGCATATAAAAGGACTACGAATGCATCAGAGCCTCAAAGGACTATAATTGCTGCAGTCCCTAAAGACTACTCTGAGAATGGGCCCAAGACTCCTCCAGACGACATGCCAATTCCACTAAAGAAGATCAAACTGGAGGAGCCGTGGATGTGGATCACCGAAAAGGCCACCGCCAAGCTGAGTGATGAAGATGAGGTCTGCGAAGACCCGCTGTCCACGCTGGCGGCCGTGGTGTGTCTTTCTGTCACAGAGAGGAAGGGACTGGAGGAGAAACTTTTTAGCTCACGTTCTTCCATTCTCTGCTCCATCAAAACAGAGCCACCAGATTTGCACTTTGTCAAAAAAGAGCCAGAGGACATAAAGAATGACTTGTGTCACAAAAGCACTCCTGTTAGCCTGCAAAGGACTCCCCAGCCTATCAAAAGTGAACCTCCTCCAAGTGTCTTGCAACCAAGCGTGCAGTCTTTGGCAGAGAGAAGAAATCTTAGTTTTGATCAGGCTATTGCTATTGAGGTCTTGACTCAATTGGCAGCTATACCTCAAAGCAACCCAGGGTCCATTAAAGTTGAAAGTAAGTGTGAACATCCCATTTCTACTGTTGCCCCGTTTTCAACCTCCAATACAAATACAACCCTGCAAGAAGCCAAACCCACAGCCGCTATCCGCTACAACAAAGTCTCTGTCATTAGCTCTCCACTGCACCAGACGTCAGTCATACACCCTCCTGTGGCCAGACACGGAAATGTCATCCAGCGCTCCCAGGGGTCGAGCCCTAACGTGAAGCTGTCTCTGCAGGACCTCTTAGAGGCCAGCTCAGACAGTGATAAAGCAGcctgcaggaggacagagacaggCTTTAGTTCTCATGTCATCAAGTCGGAATGCAGCTATAAATATCCCGGTGACATGAAGTTCAGTAAAGATCATGAGAGGTTGTTTTTGGAGGAAAGAGACAGGGTTGTTGGTAAAGcgaggagaaacagagaggaggaggaggtggcagCTCAGCTGGCAGACCTGGCCTTCATCATCCAGTCTCGACACAATCTGCAGTCAGAGAACAACCCTCCAAAAGGAACACCTGTGTCGGCCATCAAATACAACTACAACTCCCAGCTGACCCCCGGTCAGAAAAAGCCCCTCGTGAAAAAAACAAGAGCTACGCCTTCTAAGCCCAGGAAGAAGAAAAGTGACGGACCTAATGAGGGAGTCAACTGCAGGACCCCCCTCTCAAAACGCATGCCAAATGGAGAGACGGCCCACAGGAGCAGAGGCCAGAAGAGTCAACCGCCGGGGAAATCAGGCCTTCACCACAAGAGGAACCTGTTCCTGCCTCAGGCTCAAATTGACCTGAAGAGATACGTGGCTGAGGctcaggaggagaggaggcagcTCATCCATCACAGTAACGCACACAGTGCAGCCCTCTTAGGGCCGCAGAACTACAACACTCTCACAAGGATCAACCACACTCAAGGTCAAGAAAAACATCCCTGGTCCCTTTCAAATGGTCCACTCCACCAACACAATCCATACAATGGTCATGCTGCAGGACCGGGGCCGGAGTGTGAAAGGTTATCTCAGGTAGCGCAGCCCTGTGGTGGGTTGCCTCACGGTTCTGATCCTAACACCAGCTCAGCCAATACCGCTTTCCTCAGCCACGCCGCTGGTCACCATGGTCTGGCTAATGGCTTCTCAGGGGCTCGGCAGTCCCCTCCTCCGAGCCAGCAAGGCTACTACAAGCTGGAGAGAACAGGACCTGTCACCGTCTTGTCCACAGCTACTGATGGGGATCTGGGCCACTCTGCAGAGTCAACTCCATCCAAGAACAGCGTCAACAGCTTTCTGGAGTCTCCTATGAGCTTCATGGATACCCCTATCAAGAATTTGCTCAATACGCCTTCCAAAAAACTGGCTGATCTTCCATCCTGTCAATGCGTGGGTGAGTTGATGCTACCTAAGATTTTTTAGAAGAAGACAAGTGTGTAGCGTCTGCATTGGTATCACATATATTGCACTTTGTGACTAAATCTACCCTGAATGTTTGCTTTCGTATTAACATGACAGTCTTCAAACTGccattttctgtttctctctctctgatacaaacacacacacacacacacacacacacacacacacacacacacatacacacacacactcacccaaGCTGTGTCCTAATTCAAGGGCCAATTCAAGCAAAAGGAGGCCGCATTTCTCTGCCATATTTGGAGGAGGCTTTGGGAGGCTTTGTGGGGCCTTGTTGACCCGTTATGATGTATTTGGTCTTGAAATGCGGACATCCAAGTCGCTGGCTCTGAACTGAGATCCAGCTACATTTACTGTGTATATTTACATTAATCTGACTATTTTATCAATttgaaaaagtgtttttcttaaaaatataCCGGCATCACATCAGTATTTGAAGGACAGCTTTACACTCGGTAAAGTTGCTATGACATCTATTAgaccttgatttttttttcaaaacagacCAGGTCATTGAAAAGGAGGAAGGCCCTTACTATACTCACCTTGGGGCAGGACCTAGTGTTCCTGCAGTGAGGGAACTGATGGAGAACAGGTAGAGTGACTACTA encodes:
- the tet1 gene encoding methylcytosine dioxygenase TET2 isoform X2, which encodes MLPKPEGLPPRTDKVVPESGPVNGKGKAQMEDTHTAAEEDDGEEGHIPHTQAPPITHSLNHSLASDQGGRPALVKREPGLELTSIALHQHVCSSVTFQNGSAENLTKPNGANMTTGSHSDLKSAYKRTTNASEPQRTIIAAVPKDYSENGPKTPPDDMPIPLKKIKLEEPWMWITEKATAKLSDEDEVCEDPLSTLAAVVCLSVTERKGLEEKLFSSRSSILCSIKTEPPDLHFVKKEPEDIKNDLCHKSTPVSLQRTPQPIKSEPPPSVLQPSVQSLAERRNLSFDQAIAIEVLTQLAAIPQSNPGSIKVESKCEHPISTVAPFSTSNTNTTLQEAKPTAAIRYNKVSVISSPLHQTSVIHPPVARHGNVIQRSQGSSPNVKLSLQDLLEASSDSDKAACRRTETGFSSHVIKSECSYKYPGDMKFSKDHERLFLEERDRVVGKARRNREEEEVAAQLADLAFIIQSRHNLQSENNPPKGTPVSAIKYNYNSQLTPGQKKPLVKKTRATPSKPRKKKSDGPNEGVNCRTPLSKRMPNGETAHRSRGQKSQPPGKSGLHHKRNLFLPQAQIDLKRYVAEAQEERRQLIHHSNAHSAALLGPQNYNTLTRINHTQGQEKHPWSLSNGPLHQHNPYNGHAAGPGPECERLSQVAQPCGGLPHGSDPNTSSANTAFLSHAAGHHGLANGFSGARQSPPPSQQGYYKLERTGPVTVLSTATDGDLGHSAESTPSKNSVNSFLESPMSFMDTPIKNLLNTPSKKLADLPSCQCVDQVIEKEEGPYYTHLGAGPSVPAVRELMENRYGAKGNAVRVEVVVYTGKEGKSSQGCPIAKWVIRRGSEQEKLLCLVRRRPGHCCDTAVLVILILAWEGIPRPVADNLYQELTQTLFKYGSPTSRRCALNEDRTCACQGLDPDTCGASFSFGCSWSMYFNGCKFARSKVPRKFRLLGDYREEEEKIEGNLQNLATDLAPLYKRLAPEAFQNQVENDAAGEDCRLGGREGRPFSGVTACVDFCAHAHKDTHNMNNGSTVVCTLTKEDNRAVRNIPEDEQLHVLPLYKISDRDEFGQMEGQWAKIRSGALQVLSAFPREVRLLAEPVKSARKIRQEARLKAQAEKLEKKLALTPLTPGKVKSETPNKEPQGFYGSYRLPPRPASVGRYPPERNPPSTYNQSTSSYPTLGAGFNPQKEMISPNHHGLPGLQFGQNGSALNYKTMSDGVNGYSPASGDQSVRIPPHNALSDYPHAFKTEPNEVHCSPLRRPSPSGSAPPPSSFSPRPTSEGLFSRLNGLHRAAGDVAAEVRGHGLPPLSSLPLPPQTPPLEPEEVKQEEVWSDSEHNFLDRDIGGVAVAPSHGSILIECARRELHATTPILRPNRSHPTRISLVFYQHKSLNEPGHGMAMWDAKMAKREREREEEAERLRMEDCMGKGAGGVELGEETGEEAEETRRVLNVPTRQAWTLPRDGVVTVSPYALTQVTGPYNRWT